One part of the Hydra vulgaris chromosome 01, alternate assembly HydraT2T_AEP genome encodes these proteins:
- the LOC136074688 gene encoding uncharacterized protein LOC136074688 codes for MINCAYCEYTASTTNSYKCHLKVFHNKHSYRERLVCRQDGCPMEYNSFQSLTKHIEKSHQEVFQTPNLEEVDITQRCLYSNNLSLAVHDNEPVCTDNMSKFFIKFDEIDGIFEDSAYFISKLRSYSNLPLTTILKIVDACSDFVSLIVTGISNETQVIFDKHGLQNEEHNYFFENISRLKKPFQGLESLHQQTNYFEKKGYYIKPKSYPIGHFISTQRTSKGIVCSTCVATGQYVSLKQCLEVFLCLPGVLDEIRSNLKPSTNGLVSDFKDGELWKNHQLRLQHVHSQNTFIIPVFCFFDDLETANPLGSHSTVHKIGALCTILKCLKPLHNSKLENILLSAIIYSSNRIKYSNKDAFSIYIKEMTELETKGFTIKIDGNEFKIYVVLAQILNSIIFGLNGVLGYVESFTATYPCRICKMKRKDFDSIFVESESLLETKRYNYDVSLHNCSLNGIKEKCCFNKIPSFHVNDNIYCDIMHDLLEGICKYVFQKMLNYLVFQKKFFSLGDINSRMKKFSYDHSSIPSCPTDNQIKNGSINIGAIEMLNLVLSFPLLVGDLVPFDDNVWVVFLLLRQIVLYSFGLHFSKPDLLYFGSLITEFLQEYCFVFKCGLTLKFHNLIHYPRIIKMLGPLSHMWVMRCEGKLRGFKRTASSVGNFKNVCKTVAIRHQMDQSTRFMAKHGLKNNEFCVAKTVPILLCHVIDGQTISELIGSYGLYREIFQTKSVSVNFVNFKIGDVVIYAVEELYLAFCVIKQIFVSDTNLFYFICQKLFIITECYHLQAFEVDIETELIVLNCSHFDNIISPWPLKLRNLNKNKYVSLMHKI; via the coding sequence ATGATTAACTGTGCTTATTGTGAATATACTGCAAGCACCACCAACTCTtataaatgtcatttaaaagtttttcacaaCAAACATAGTTATCGCGAAAGATTAGTTTGCAGACAGGATGGTTGTCCGATGGAATATAATTCTTTTCAAAGTCTTacaaaacatattgaaaaatctCATCAAGAAGTTTTTCAAACACCTAATTTAGAAGAAGTAGATATTACGCAACGATGTTTATATTCAAATAACTTGTCTTTAGCTGTTCACGATAACGAACCTGTTTGCACAGATAATatgtcaaagttttttattaaatttgatgaaATCGATGGTATTTTTGAAGATTCcgcttattttatttctaaactaaGAAGTTATTCTAATCTGCCCCTAACcactatattaaaaattgtggATGCATGTTCAGACTTTGTGTCATTAATTGTAACAGGAATTAGTAATGAGACTCAAGTAATTTTTGACAAACACGGGCTCCAAAATGAGGAACataattatttctttgaaaatatcTCACGCctcaaaaaaccttttcaagGTTTAGAAAGTTTGCatcaacaaacaaattattttgaaaagaaaggatattatataaaaccaaaatcaTATCCAATAGGTCATTTTATAAGCACTCAAAGAACATCTAAAGGAATAGTTTGCTCAACTTGTGTTGCAACAGGGCAATATGTTTCATTAAAGCAGTGTCTTGAAGTTTTTCTTTGTCTTCCCGGTGTACTTGATGAAATAAGAAGTAATTTAAAACCGTCTACTAATGGTTTAGTTTCAGACTTTAAAGATGGAGAGTTGTGGAAAAATCATCAATTACGTCTTCAACATGTTCATtcccaaaatacttttataattccagttttttgtttttttgatgatttagaAACTGCTAATCCATTAGGTTCACATAGCACTGTTCACAAAATCGGAGCTTTGTGTAcaattctaaaatgtttaaaaccacTACATAACTCAAAACTTGAGAATATTTTGTTAAGTGCAATTATTTATTCTTCTAATCgcattaaatattcaaataaagatGCATTTTCTATATACATCAAAGAAATGACAGAATTAGAAACAAAAGGCTTTACTATAAAAATAGATggtaatgaatttaaaatatatgttgttCTTGCTCAAATTCTGAATTCCATAATCTTTGGTTTAAATGGAGTGTTAGGTTATGTGGAAAGTTTTACTGCCACATACCCATGCAGAATATGCAAAATGAAGCGTAAAGACTTTGACAGTATTTTTGTTGAATCTGAATCTCTTCTTGAGACTAAGAGGTACAATTACGATGTTTCTTTACATAATTGTTCCCTCAATGGTATAAAGGAAAAGtgttgctttaataaaattccATCATTTCAtgttaatgataatatttattgtGATATTATGCACGATTTGTTAGAAGGCATTtgcaaatatgtttttcaaaaaatgttaaactatctagtatttcagaaaaaattctTCAGTCTAGGTGACATAAATAGCagaatgaaaaaattttcatacgATCACTCATCAATCCCTTCATGTCCCActgataatcaaataaaaaatggttcaaTTAATATTGGTGCAATTGAAATGCTAAATTTGGTTTTAAGCTTTCCTTTGTTAGTTGGAGATTTAGTTCCTTTCGATGACAATGTTtgggttgtttttttattgttaagacAAATTGTCCTTTACTCATTTGGTTTGCATTTTAGCAAGCCTGATTTATTGTATTTTGGTTCTCTCATCACTGAATTTTTACAGGAATACTGTTTTGTGTTTAAGTGTGGCTTAACATTGAAGTTTCATAACCTTATTCATTATCCACGTATTATTAAAATGCTTGGTCCGCTAAGTCATATGTGGGTAATGCGTTGTGAAGGTAAATTAAGAGGTTTTAAGCGGACTGCTTCATCTGTgggaaatttcaaaaatgtttgcaaaacaGTAGCTATTAGACACCAAATGGATCAGTCAACTCGGTTCATGGCAAAACATggcttaaaaaataatgaattttgtgTTGCTAAAACTGTTCCTATTTTACTTTGCCATGTGATTGATGGACAAACTATATCAGAATTGATAGGTAGTTATGGGTTGTACAGAGAAATTTTCCAAACAAAGAGTGTTTCTGTTAACTTCGTTAACTTTAAAATTGGTGATGTCGTTATTTATGCAGTTGAAGAATTATATCTTGCATTTTGTGTAATCAAACAAATTTTCGTAtctgatactaatttattttactttatttgtcaaaagttgtttattataactGAATGCTATCACTTGCAAGCTTTTGAGGTTGACATTGAAACAgagttaattgttttaaattgctcTCACTTTGATAACATTATCTCACCTTGGCCATTAAAACTacgaaatttaaataaaaataaatacgtTTCATTAATGCACAAAATATAA